A region of the Nothobranchius furzeri strain GRZ-AD chromosome 13, NfurGRZ-RIMD1, whole genome shotgun sequence genome:
AAGTAAATTATCCGTTCCCCTCCTGAACACCAACAGGAGGCGAATACTTTTGCTTTTgtgaaagtaaaattttctataaAATGTACCAAAGTGAGAAGATGTCTTGCTTAGAATAATTATCATTATGCCTAATTTTGTCTTCTAGTGACGTATAAAGGACATGGACCTCTGCCTGACACTCCTGTTGATTTGTCTCTGCAGCCAAGGAGCCACTGTAAAACAATGAGTTACCTTTACGTAATAAGGCTAAATCACTGGAGTATTTGCTGAATGTAAAGTactttaatggtgttttattacAATCTTGTGATCAACAGAAAGCTGAGGTGACAGAAGATCAGTCAACCCCTCTCGTCCCTTTGATTCCCAGTCAACCCATAGAAGTAGGGGTCAAAATGACACTATTTTCTTTTTCCTCTTATAGTATTTGGGTTTTGGATTTAGATTGTTCTAATCCTTGCTGCAGGAAGGAGAAAGTTCTACGTCAGAACCTTTAGCTTCCACAGATGTAGCAACCAAAGAACTGGCAGCCATACTTACCTCGAACAAAACGTCGCTAGACGTAAACGAAACCGGTGATTGTCAGTCTGCCAGCCAGAGCCCCAAATCCCAACAGGCCATCGCCGCTGCTGTTCAGAACCTGGGTGTTCAGCTGCTACAAAACCTGGAGACCACACCAGAACACCCAAACATCATCATATCTCCTTTAAGCATATCTCTAGCCCTCTCTCAACTGGCTTTAGGTATGCACTCACTACAGAGGCCTTCATTTACACAATATTCATTTGATTTTATTAACAATTTATCATTCTTTGCATTTTTAAAACTGATATTGCCATTTTCCTCATGAAATGATTCCTGCTGCtttatttttgtcttttcaaAGGTGCAAAAAATGAGACTGAAGAGCTGCTGATGCATCACCTCCACGAGAACGCTGTTCCTTGTTACCATCGGTCTCTGCGTGATGTTTTAGCACAGCTTAAAAAGAGAGACCTGCAAATTGCCACCCGCATATTTCTGCGTCAAGGTTACTTCCTAAGAAATGTTTTGCCTAATTTCATTGATTTATAACTGCACTGATaaattggaggagtttaagtgtttcgggtcttgttcacgagtgagggaaagagcgCACTAGATCGataagcggattggtgctgcgtctgcagtgacgttgtaccggtctgccgtggtgaagagagagctgagtcggaaggcgacgctcttgatttactggttgctctacgttcctaccctcacttatggtcacgggcttgggtagtgactgaaagaacaagatcacagatacaagcagccgaaattagctttctccgcagggtgtctgggttctcccttagagatagggtgagaagcttggtcatctgggagaggctcggagtagacccactgcttctccacatcaagagaagccagttgaggtggctcgggcatctagttaggatgcctcctgggcaccttcctggtgaggttttccaggcacgtccaaccaggaggagacctaaaaaagacccaggacacgctggagggactatgtctctcagttggccagggaatgccttgggattgccctggaggagctggcccaagtggctggggaaagggaagtctgggcctctctgcttaggctgcttccCCGCGACTGACccgggataagtggatgaaaatggatggatggatggatggatggatgcttttcTTCATGAGAATCTAGACTTGACCCTCAACGCTGTACGCGGTACGCTGTGTGTACCTTTGTGTACCTTTGTGTTTCAGGGTTTGAAGCAAAGCACAAATTTGTGAGTGAATCTCAGCTATTTTACGGCTCAGAACCAGCAGTCTTGGAGAGCCTTCAGCAGATTAATGAATGGGTAGAGAACGCAACAAATGGAAGGATGACGGACTTCCTGTTTACTTTACCACCCAATCTGCTCCTCATGCTCATCAATGCTGTCCACTTTAAAGGTGACTGAAAGGAATCTTACAGAGTCATTCTAGGAATATCCACATAAAAAAACTATTTCCTTGAGTTCAGATAAACAGTCATTGTTGTGACTTTATGTAACTGAAATGAGAagatttttctttgtttctttgcaGGAGAATGGAAAGCTCGATTCGACCCAAACTTTACCTCCAGAGGTGTGTTTTACCTGGATGACTTGCACATGGTGGATGTTGATGTGATGGAAGATGCCAAACATCAGCTAAGCTGTTTTGCTGATAATGAACTTGAAGCCCAGGTATTAGAAATAATAGTGTTCTGGTAAAATATTCCTTCTTGCAAATTCAGGAAATTAGATTTATTAAATTTATTGATATTAGAGGTTTGTTTGCTATAATTTCCGAAAGAACACCCCAAATCAGTCAAATTTTTTTAAATAGCCAtttatttagatttgtgtttattttgtaattttagccccatattgttttatttatttatttatttatttacttgccAGCATTtattaaagatgtggaacactggaaaaaatcatttttaatcttatttcCGATTTtagttggtcactctgagtttttcgtgcaggctgaacatgaaaatagtctcctacacctatttcctgcattagcttctgctagAAAATAAACAGTTAGACTCTAgggttagaaaagcctgacagatcaacgtcacactgtcacttgacattcgtagactcgcccatcttgactcgcgatggggaaggttgttgttggtttaggcttgtgttatttgtggagatgaaacatccaagttgcaaagcaaacagagtctgtggtacttgctgttagccaatctgagttcagatgtccaaatatcaggaagtaagactctaaatcttgttgtctgaagctcagctgtgatgcggCTCCCTTCTAGGTCCTGTAAATGGTTCACTGGTGTATTTTCCCCCTCTGAGTAAGACTTACATGGCTTTCATTtttactagagaccgctgcaaatgcatagattaaacaagtgttctacacctttaatGATTAGTGAATCATTACTGACCTGTTTTATTGTGAGATTCGTACAAACGTTCTAATCAAGCCTTCCAGACTTAACCAGAGCCTTTAGGAAtgtaaaaatataatataaatatCTATTTATGCAACCTTGTGGTGGTGAAGTAGTTTTAACCTCCCTCATTTGTTTAGTAAGTTCTTGTTCCGCAGCTGTGATTCCAACCCACCCGTTTCACTGCTACATGATGTCTTCTTGTGCAGGTTGCAAGGTTCCCATTCACGAAGCTGATGAGTTTGTTGGTGGTCATGCCTGAGTCTGGACAAGTTAATGTGTCTGCATTGTGTGCAAAGCTAAATATCTCTGACTTATACGAACGCCTGCCCAAAGAGACGGCCGTTCAGGTCAAAGTTCCAAAATTCAAACTGGAGTATTCTCAAGAGTTACAGGAGGTTCTTACCAAACTAGGTAAAGTTTTAGATGTTTTATTAATGTTGCAGATACATTTTAATAAATGTCAATTTTAAGTAAAAATTTGGGAAAACCACTGTTATTTTCTTAACTGAGCCTcaaaatgtaatttttattttttatatttttcaggCCTCGGGGAGATGTTCCTGAATCCTAACTTGGCTGATATTGCAGACGGCCCCCTGCTGGTGTCCAGTGTGATGCACAAGTCAAGCATGGAAATAAATGAGGATGGTGCAGAAGCTGCTGCAGCCACCAACATAGTTATCTCACGGGCAGCAATTCCAGTTTTCCACCTCACTAAGCCCTTCTTTTTTGTGCTTATGGATGACGTAACTCAAATACCAATCTTCATGGGTGTCATCAACAATCCTAATCCTGGAGCCCCTATCCTGCAGAAAGGACAGTTTGGAAGCAAAGATAAAATGGGTTTCTCATATGACAAAGATCACATGAGCTCATTTGGGGGTCCTAAATAGGAAATACAAATCTGTCCATTTCTTGAGAGAAAGCTAGGAGTTAGCAGTTGTACAGACTAGTCTGGATCAAAATATGTGTGAAAATAAAAACGTTTTGTTTGTTTCATAAGGAAATAATTATGCTTTAAAGCCCAATAGTCATTTTAAGAGGAATATTCATTTTACATGACTGTATTGTATAAGATGTGATGGTCAAGAAATTAAACGATAACATTAAATTCACAAAAAAGTCCCTGTCATGTTACTTGATGGTTTAATTTTCCACCACATGTGGAATGTGTCAACATGTAAAGTCTAAAATATCATATGTTTGAGCATTACTGCATGACTGAGCATtttcttaaaatattttaatttgttttcttGTGTACTTAAATCAATTCAATTTATCTAAATCAGTATTGATATGAATTAATTTGCTGAGACATTTAAATCAAATGgttatttaaaaatacttttcAAATCTTGCCATGTGACACATTTTAGGAGTTACAATATTATTGTAATATGACTTACGGTAAAATTAGTTAATTTCTTAGAATATAATTTTCCCCCTCCAAATATAGTTATTATGCGACGAGTAAAACTGTGCATAATACTAACATTCCGTGTTTTTTAAAAATCGCTGAAAACACAAAATCGGGTGTTTCCTGTTTTCAAATGTCATTGAACGCATCGCAACAAACGTCACTCAGTTTTGCGCTGAGAAATTCAGTGCTGGTCTGCGGTCAGTTTAGTGAGAATTTACCTCTAAGCCTTGCTGTTCTGACAGATTTTGGAAACTGAAGTCAGATCTGTTACCGGAAACGGAACCCGACAACACGGAACTCGACAAATTGAGCGCGCGATGCCTGAGCCGTTGGCGCCACAGGCATAAACTTCAAGCTGTTTGCAGTGATAGTTGTAGAAAACCGTCTGTCTAGCAGTTGCTAAAGTAATCTTCAGTTTCAACGCAAAATCGTCAGACATGCCTAAACTTTCAGAAGGCGCGATTGAGGTAAAGTTAATGTCAGTTCAACTAAAATGCTAACGTGTTTTTGTAGGCATTTTCCTACTATGTGTTTGCATTCGCGCGACATTTTTTACATTGAGGTTAATGGAAACTTAAAAACTAATATTGACTGAAGCTGGTGTAAATTGAAACATAATTTGAAGTAGCGTACATGTGTTTAGAAATCTTTTGTAAAAAATGAATGCTTCTACTGTTAAAACAAAACAGCTGTGTTACATTAAGTTAATTGTTTTTGTTTGCAGGCTTTAGCTAATGGCTCCGGTTGGAATGACGCAGTTCTTCAGCTGGTGGTAAATAACGAAAACGTGAAATACCATTTAAACGTATCATGCTCTTAAACGCATGTTTACTTTTGGGCTTCGTTTTTAGTTCTGACACGGTTAAGGCCCGCATCACATGCGGCCTCTTTGTTTAACCGTCATGACGTATTGAAAGCTGTGTAAACTTGTGAAGCTGCTTTTTGTGCGTTATATATTTTAGAAGAGGCATTAAACGCCACACTCTTTTTCAGAACGCTGCTTCAGCAAATTCCAACAAATCAGTAACTCAGGCATTAGTTAAATGCTTTTGCAGATTTCTTGATTAAATTGCAagagtttattatttttttctttaactTTTAGAACATTCGCAAAATAGAGGGAGGAAGTGGGATACCTCGCTTTCGGGTGATGATGAGTGATGGACGCCACACACTGTCATGTAAGTATGATATACATTTGGATCAAACCAGTCTCTGACCCTGGGTTTGGCATTTAATCATTTTTGAATGGAAAGTGTTAGTGAGACTGCATCTTTAGAGAGAAGCTACTCCGTTTGCAATTTTAATTTGTCTAGTTTCATAGACTCAAATCTCATTTTTCCTGCATGATAGTTCTTGGTAAATAAATAATTAGAAGGTCAGGGCAGCTGTGACCTTGACATTTGTTCGTTAGTGGAAAAAATTGGCACTATCTCCTTTGTTTACTTTGTCAGGGAAAATTTTACCCTGAAGCACTGTTGGTGTACGAATCGTGTGATGAGCAGCACATCTATTTGCGTTTTAAACGACAACATGATTAACATTTAAATGACATCTGGAATGCATATTTGTTTTGTGGTTTTATTTTGCAATCATTAAAGGTTTtaggtagcctggcaagctatgTTGATATATAGTCTGGCTACAACCCATAGACTGAGCTCGGTCTTGGGGCAGAATctacattttgttttttaaacggTCTCTGCTTGCAATACTACAGTGCTagcaccaatcagagcaacaaacaacgtgacgtatTGACAGCAACGGAAATCGCTCgacagggcagtctgccatacattaTCGAAGAGGTACCTCCACCTGCTGCACAAGTCTAAGTCGCCCAAATTTGATACCAACACCTTTTAAAAAGAGTGCCGTTCCTGAGCCGATGCCATCTTTGTTTTGCTTTGTCACCGCTGTGGTTCTAAACTCCTCAACTCTTGCTAGACCAACCCGCAGAGCATAAATCTTCAGATACTCCTACAGTTTTTCTAGTTCTCTAGGCTAGGGTTTAGGTGCACattgtgagtttttttttttttgttaacgtAAAGCTAACCAAACATTTTCCCTCATCATTTGCAGCCTTTATGCTTTCCACTCAGTTGAACTACTTGGCTGAGGAAAACATCCTCGCCCCAAACTGTGTGTGCATTCTGAAGAAGCATGTGACCAATATTCTGAAGGATGGACGGTATGCAGATTTCGTAGCAAATATAAAAATTTGCTatttaaaaagcaaaaatgaacAAGAATTGATGTAAAATCTGATTGCAGCCGAGTGGTCATCATTTTGGAAACCGAATTGATCAAACCTGCTGAAGAAGTCAGTGGTAAAATTGGAGACCCTACTCCTTACTTTGATGGTAAAACTCAATGGCAGTGAGAGAAACAGAGGTGACTCATTATTGAGTCATCGTGTTGCCATAGGCTTGTGGTAACTTGATGTTCTGTTTGTAGGTCAGAATAAAGGCCAGCAGTCTGGCCCCGTCCCTGCAGCTCCAGGCCCCGAAGTCAGACCTCCACTGCAGGCACAAAACAAGAACGACGGTAAGTTCAAGCTTTTgtcttttatatttatttaatttttctgcTGAAAAAGCTGACCATAGACAAAAAACAAAatgtccactagatggcagcagctTTCTGATGGTTTAGGCAATCTTAAGGTTTATATGACATTTTGACATTTGCGTACAGAAATCTTATTTTTATCCTCTTATGAAACAAAAATCTGTGCTTTGTTTCCATAACTATGCTTCCTGTTGGTGCATCGGG
Encoded here:
- the serpinf2b gene encoding serpin peptidase inhibitor, clade F (alpha-2 antiplasmin, pigment epithelium derived factor), member 2b, whose translation is MDLCLTLLLICLCSQGATKAEVTEDQSTPLVPLIPSQPIEEGESSTSEPLASTDVATKELAAILTSNKTSLDVNETGDCQSASQSPKSQQAIAAAVQNLGVQLLQNLETTPEHPNIIISPLSISLALSQLALGAKNETEELLMHHLHENAVPCYHRSLRDVLAQLKKRDLQIATRIFLRQGFEAKHKFVSESQLFYGSEPAVLESLQQINEWVENATNGRMTDFLFTLPPNLLLMLINAVHFKGEWKARFDPNFTSRGVFYLDDLHMVDVDVMEDAKHQLSCFADNELEAQVARFPFTKLMSLLVVMPESGQVNVSALCAKLNISDLYERLPKETAVQVKVPKFKLEYSQELQEVLTKLGLGEMFLNPNLADIADGPLLVSSVMHKSSMEINEDGAEAAAATNIVISRAAIPVFHLTKPFFFVLMDDVTQIPIFMGVINNPNPGAPILQKGQFGSKDKMGFSYDKDHMSSFGGPK